A stretch of Vigna angularis cultivar LongXiaoDou No.4 chromosome 4, ASM1680809v1, whole genome shotgun sequence DNA encodes these proteins:
- the LOC108330693 gene encoding pectinesterase/pectinesterase inhibitor PPE8B, whose protein sequence is MAVFWTKQLAATFIFIIFFAPCDLAILHTLKVSPSEFVSSVRKVGDVLQNVTSTLKSEFSNVKSEFPRSDAVVACLELLDLSVDELSWSISTVESPQGKHNSTGNLSSDLRTWLSGVLANTDTCMDGFEDTGGNVKDVIYDGIKEATLLLKKLVNQVGSNSFIMDEVPALVEPLLQSKTMPVDAVVAADGSGNFTTVMDAVNAAPEYSMRRFVIHIKKGLYTENVEIKKKKWNIMMIGEGLDDTVISGNLSRTKNLTTYRTATFAVNGRGFIATDISFRNTAGPERNQSVALRSDSDLSVFLRCGIFGYQDSLYAHSLRQFYRECKISGTVDFIFGHASAVFQNCTILVKKGIDKQKNTITAQGETLPYGSSGFSIQFCNISADHDLLPSVNTTSTYLGRPWKNYSRAVFMQSYISEVLSPEGWLEWEGSLYLDTLYFGEYKNYGPGARVDNRVKWPGYHVIKDSSQAYNFTVANLLLGDLWLPSTGVTYTPGFGN, encoded by the exons ATGGCTGTTTTCTGGACAAAACAACTGGCTGCcacattcatcttcatcattttctttgCTCCCTGTGATTTGGCGATACTCCACACGCTCAAAGTTTCTCCTTCCGAATTCGTAAGCTCCGTGAGAAAAGTAGGTGATGTTTTGCAAAATGTTACCTCCACTCTCAAATCTGAGTTCAGCAATGTCAAGAGTGAGTTTCCTCGTTCTGATGCCGTTGTCGCATGTCTTGAGTTGTTGGACTTGTCAGTTGATGAACTGAGCTGGTCCATTTCCACAGTAGAAAGTCCCCAAG GGAAGCATAACAGTACTGGGAATCTGAGCTCTGATTTGAGGACATGGCTAAGTGGTGTACTTGCGAACACAGACACGTGCATGGATGGTTTTGAAGATACAGGGGGGAATGTGAAGGATGTGATATACGATGGAATTAAGGAAGCGACGTTGTTGCTCAAAAAGCTGGTGAACCAGGTTGGTTCGAATTCTTTCATAATGGACGAAGTTCCTGCATTGGTTGAACCGCTGCTGCAGAGCAAAACGATGCCTGTGGATGCCGTTGTTGCTGCTGATGGGAGTGGTAACTTTACTACGGTGATGGACGCTGTGAATGCAGCTCCTGAATATAGCATGAGACGCTTTGTGATACACATAAAGAAGGGCTTGTACACCGAGAATGTTGagattaagaagaaaaaatggaacATTATGATGATTGGAGAAGGCCTGGATGATACTGTTATCTCCGGTAACCTCAGCCGTACTAAAAATTTAACTACATACAGAACTGCTACCTTTG CTGTGAATGGGAGAGGATTCATAGCAACAGACATTTCCTTCAGGAACACTGCAGGACCCGAAAGAAACCAGTCTGTTGCACTGAGATCAGACTCTGACCTTTCTGTGTTTCTCCGATGTGGGATTTTTGGCTACCAAGACAGCCTCTATGCCCACTCCTTGCGCCAATTTTACAGAGAATGCAAAATTAGTGGTACTGTGGATTTCATATTTGGACATGCCAGTGCAGTGTTCCAGAACTGCACAATACTGGTGAAGAAAGGGATAGATAAACAGAAGAACACAATCACAGCTCAAGGAGAAACGTTGCCTTATGGATCATCTGGCTTCTCCATCCAATTCTGCAACATTTCAGCAGACCATGACCTTCTGCCCTCAGTTAACACCACCTCAACGTACCTTGGCAGACCGTGGAAGAATTATTCTAGAGCTGTTTTCATGCAGTCTTACATAAGTGAGGTGTTAAGCCCAGAAGGGTGGCTAGAGTGGGAAGGATCATTGTATTTGGACACTTTGTACTTTGGAGAGTACAAGAATTATGGACCAGGAGCTAGGGTTGATAACAGAGTGAAATGGCCAGGGTACCATGTCATAAAGGATTCTAGCCAGGCTTATAACTTCACTGTGGCCAATCTCCTTCTGGGGGATCTTTGGTTACCTTCAACTGGTGTAACATACACTCCTGGATTTGGTAACTGA